In Dyadobacter subterraneus, a single genomic region encodes these proteins:
- a CDS encoding cysteine desulfurase family protein, with protein sequence MKQPIYLDNAATTQMDPKVLDAMLPYFLENFGNASSSSHVYGWTAAEAVDIAREQVAELIGAHSSEIIFTSGATESINLAIKGVFENYKEKGSHIITCVTEHRAVLDTCEWIENTGGKATYLPVNTEGFIDLAELEKEITSQTILISIMYANNETGTIQPVREIGELAKKHGVLFFTDATQAVGKTPIDVNEDDIDMLSLSAHKIYGPKGIGALYVRRKNPKVNISSQIHGGGHEKNMRSGTLNVPGIVGLGRACEICQMELESKQDAVGILRNLLERELLKIEGTSINGSQKHRLPNISNISFANVNGEALLLDICREIAISRGSACSSVTSKPSHVLKALGLSDEIALSSFRISLGRFTALSQIEFAIHNITRIVEDHRSIVG encoded by the coding sequence TTGAAACAACCCATATATCTGGACAATGCCGCTACAACGCAGATGGACCCCAAAGTGCTTGATGCGATGCTGCCTTATTTTTTGGAAAATTTCGGGAATGCATCCAGCAGTTCACACGTGTATGGATGGACTGCTGCCGAAGCTGTGGATATAGCAAGGGAACAGGTAGCAGAACTGATTGGTGCACATAGTTCTGAAATTATTTTTACTTCCGGTGCGACGGAATCAATAAATCTGGCAATAAAAGGCGTTTTTGAAAATTACAAAGAAAAGGGAAGTCACATTATTACCTGCGTGACTGAACACCGGGCTGTTCTGGATACTTGTGAGTGGATTGAAAATACAGGCGGAAAAGCCACCTATTTACCGGTGAATACAGAAGGATTTATTGATCTGGCCGAACTCGAAAAAGAGATTACGAGCCAGACCATTTTGATCTCTATTATGTATGCTAATAATGAAACAGGAACGATCCAGCCTGTCAGGGAAATTGGTGAACTTGCGAAAAAACATGGTGTCTTATTTTTTACGGATGCAACTCAGGCAGTTGGAAAAACTCCAATTGACGTTAATGAAGATGATATTGATATGCTTTCTTTAAGCGCACATAAAATTTATGGTCCAAAGGGAATCGGAGCATTATATGTGCGAAGGAAAAATCCGAAAGTGAATATTTCATCTCAAATTCATGGCGGCGGACATGAAAAAAATATGCGGAGCGGAACGTTGAATGTGCCGGGAATCGTTGGATTGGGTAGAGCTTGTGAAATCTGTCAGATGGAACTGGAAAGTAAACAAGATGCGGTCGGAATTTTACGAAACCTGCTGGAACGGGAATTGCTTAAAATTGAAGGAACAAGTATAAATGGCAGTCAGAAACACCGTTTGCCTAACATCAGTAATATTTCTTTTGCAAATGTAAACGGTGAAGCGTTGCTGTTGGATATATGTCGTGAAATTGCAATTTCCAGAGGTTCAGCATGTTCATCGGTCACTTCAAAACCCAGTCATGTTTTGAAAGCACTTGGATTAAGTGATGAAATTGCTTTAAGTTCTTTCCGGATAAGTCTTGGAAGATTTACGGCACTTTCTCAAATTGAATTTGCAATCCATAACATAACCAGGATTGTAGAGGATCATCGCAGTATCGTTGGTTGA